A part of Acomys russatus chromosome 21, mAcoRus1.1, whole genome shotgun sequence genomic DNA contains:
- the Armt1 gene encoding damage-control phosphatase ARMT1 translates to MAESPEFLTAQDVGSFAYLSMKDRTPQILTKAIDTLHRHKSEFFEKHGEEGVEAEKKAISLLSKLRNELQTDKAIVPLVDKCDDTDIWNQHLEYQRSLLNDSTGELRWFFSPWLFAECYMYRRIHEAMVQSPPIHDFDVFKESKDSNFFESQESIDALCLHLQQLRPVRELSEKQLKEEFLRLLQISLWGNKCDLSLSGGESSSQKTNVINSLEDLKPFILINDTEFLWALLSKCKKTAAPPVVRVDIVLDNSGFELLTDLVLADFLLSSELATEIHFHGKTIPWFVSDVTVRDFSWIVDHVKDSNQKATSACGAAWDNYVKSGRWIYHDHIFWTLPHPYCVMPQVAPDLYAELQKACLVLFKGDLNYRKLMSDRKWEFTFPFHQALSGFHPAPLCSIRTLKCELQVGLQPGQAEQLTASDPGWLTTGRYGIFQYDGPR, encoded by the exons ATGGCCGAGTCCCCGGAGTTTCTCACCGCTCAGGACGTGGG GTCCTTTGCCTATCTTTCCATGAAGGACAGAACACCACAGATCTTAACCAAGGCTATTGATACATTGCACCGGCATAAAAGTGAATTTTTTGAAAAACATGGAGAG GAGGGTGTTGAAGCTGAAAAGAAagccatttctcttctttctaagtTACGGAATGAACTGCAGACAGATAAAGCGATTGTCCCCCTGGTTGATAAATGCGATGACACCGACATATGGAATCAACACCTGGAATATCAGCGGAGTCTTTTAAATGACAGCACTGGGGAGCTGCGCTGGTTCTTCTCCCCCTGGCTGTTTGCAGAGTGCTACATGTATCGGAGGATTCACGAAGCCATGGTCCAGAG TCCACCAATCCATGACTTTGATGtatttaaagaaagcaaagactCGAACTTCTTTGAGTCCCAGGAATCCATCGACGCTCTGTGTCTGCATTTGCAGCAGCTGAGACCAGTCAGAGAGCTCAGTGAGAAGCAGCTGAAGGAGGAGTTTCTCAGACTTCTGCAG atttccCTCTGGGGGAATAAGTGTGATTTGTCTCTGTCAGGGGGAGAAAGTAGTTCTCAGAAGACCAATGTTATAAATTCTTTGGAAGACTTAAAGCCATTCATTTTGATAAATGATACAGAATTTCTTTGGGCATTGCTCAGTAAATGCAAGAAAACAGCAGCACCACCAGTAGTCAGAGTAGACATTGTTCTGGATAATTCTGGATTTGAGCTTCTTACAGACTTAGTCCTCGCAGACTTCTTGTTATCCTCTGAGCTAGCTACTGAGATTCATTTTCACGGGAAAACTATTCCATGGTTTGTGTCTGATGTCACTGTGCGTGACTTTAGTTGGATAGTTGACCATGTGAAGGACAGTAATCAGAAGGCCACATCCGCCTGTGGGGCTGCCTGGGACAACTATGTTAAGTCAGGGAGATGGATTTACCACGATCATATATTTTGGACTCTGCCTCACCCATACTGTGTGATGCCCCAGGTCGCCCCTGACCTGTATGCTGAACTGCAGAAGGCATGCCTTGTTTTATTCAAGGGGGATTTGAACTACAGGAAACTGATGAGTGACAGAAAATGGGAGTTTACCTTTCCATTCCATCAGGCCCTGAGTGGCTTCCACCCTGCACCCCTGTGCAGCATAAGAACCTTAAAGTGTGAGCTTCAGGTTGGCCTGCAGCCTGGCCAGGCTGAGCAGCTCACAGCTTCAGATCCCGGCTGGCTGACCACCGGCAGGTATGGAATCTTCCAATATGATGGTCCACGTTGA